In a single window of the Lagenorhynchus albirostris chromosome 19, mLagAlb1.1, whole genome shotgun sequence genome:
- the EPS8L1 gene encoding epidermal growth factor receptor kinase substrate 8-like protein 1 isoform X5 encodes MSSTTGPEASPKRSAKSIYEQRKRYSTEVMADVSQYPVNHLVTFCLGEEDGVHTVEDASRKLALMDSQGRVWAQDMLLRVSPTHVALLDPVSKEELESYALSAIVRCDTVIAPGQSCSLLLLVCQEPERTQPDVHFFQGLRLGAELIREDIQGALHNYRSGRGERRAAALRATRKELQCHPSPDAETAPLQHRPTVRAAINTVEPAAGRGRPRADPIPETAEMRRPGRAEVCSSADPTSRDLGPCGPDLASLQAEREVDILNHVFDDVETFVSRLQKSAEATRVLEHRERSRRTRHREAGEGLLTLRAKPPSEAEFIDVLQKIKYAFSLLARLRSNIANPSSPELLHFLFGPLQMIVDTSGGPQFASCVRRPHLTSEAVALLWDNVTQLENTLWTSLGDSWTRPGIELPSEEGPPYRPEFYSGWEPTATDPQGRAWEDPVEKQLQHERRRRQQSTPQVAVNGHQDQEPEAEPQGLEPAGKWVLCNYDFQARNSSELSVKQWDILEVLDDQRKWWKVRDQRGQEGYVPYNILTPHPGPQGGRSLENSTPSPPPPTMSAPAPAPPPPPAPAVAPAPHPPPASALAPAPPPPPPPAPVPTLAPAPGAQPARTQAPAPSRSPRDSCESLNNLDSGKKEKFSQMLSINEELQARLAQGLTGPSRAAPGPRAPEPRAPEPQLSPRSNASEVRAWLQGKGFSSGTVAALGALSGAQLFSLQKDKFRALSPEEGARVYSQITVQRSLLEDKEKVSELEAVMKKQKKRMEDEVETEVI; translated from the exons ACAGCCAAGGCCGCGTCTGGGCCCAGGACATGCTGCTGCGCGTGTCTCCCACGCACGTTGCGCTGCTGGACCCAGTCTCCAAG GAGGAGCTGGAGTCTTACGCGCTGAGCGCCATCGTGCGTTGCGACACGGTGATAGCGCCGGGCCAGAGCTGCTCACTGCTGCTGCTCGTGTGCCAGGAGCCCGAGCGCACGCAGCCCGACGTGCACTTCTTCCAGGGCCTGCGTCTGGGG GCGGAGCTGATCCGAGAGGACATCCAGGGGGCTCTGCACAACTATCGCTCGGGCCGCGGGGAGCGCAGGGCGGCGGCGCTCAG GGCTACGCGAAAGGAGCTGCAGTGCCACCCCTCGCCCGACGCCGAGACCGCGCCCCTGCAGCACCGCCCGACGGTCCGCGCCGCGATCAACACGGTGGAGCCGGCCGCGGGCCGCGGGCGACCCCGGGCGGACCCCATCCCAGAGACTGCAGAGATGCGGAGGCCGGGCCGAGCGGAGGTCTGCAGCAGCGCTGACCCGACCTCTCGGGACCTGGGCCCCTGCGGCCCAGACCTGGCCAGTCTGCAGGCGGAGCGGGAAGTG GACATCCTGAACCACGTGTTCGACGACGTGGAGACCTTCGTATCAAGGCTGCAGAAGTCTGCCGAGGCGACCCGAGTGCTGGAGCACCGAGAGCGCAGCCGCAGGACCCGGCACCGGGAGGCCGGGG AGGGCCTCCTGACGCTGCGGGCCAAGCCGCCCTCAGAGGCCGAGTTCATTGATGTGCTTCAGAAAATCAAGTACGCCTTCAGCTTGCTG GCCCGGCTGCGCAGCAACATCGCCAACCCCTCCTCCCCAGAACTGCTGCACTTCCTGTTCGGACCTCTGCAAATG ATTGTGGACACCTCGGGCGGCCCCCAGTTCGCGAGCTGCGTGCGGCGGCCGCATCTGACTTCCGAGGCTGTGGCGCTGCTGTGGGACAACGTCACCCAACTTGAAAACACGCTCTGGACCTCGTTGGGGGACTCTTGGACCCGCCCGGG GATAGAGCTACCCTCAGAGGAGGGACCCCCATACAGACCTGAGTTCTACAGCGGCTGGGAGCCCACAGCCACGGACCCACAGGGCCGCGCCTGGGAGGACCCGGTAGAGAAACAGCTACAGCACGAGCGGCGCCGCCGGCAG CAAAGCACTCCTCAGGTCGCTGTCAATGG TCACCAAGACCAGGAACCagaagctgagccccaggggctggaGCCGGCGGGAAAGTGGGTCCTATGTAATTATGACTTCCAGGCGCGCAATAGCAGCGAGCTGTCCGTCAAGCAGTGGGACATATTGGAG GTTCTGGATGACCAGCGCAAGTGGTGGAAGGTTCGGGACCAGAGGGGGCAGGAGGGATATGTACCCTATAATATCCTGACACCCCACCCGGGGCCGCAGGGGGGCCGCAGCCTG GAGAACAgcactccctctccccctccaccaACAATGTCGGCCCCGGCTCCGgctccccctccaccaccagcGCCGGCCGTGGCTCcggctccccaccccccaccagcgTCCGCCCTGGCTCCGGCTCC cccccccccgccccctcccgcacCAGTGCCGACCCTGGCTCCAGCTCCCGGTGCCCAACCAGCGCGGACCCAGGCTCCGGCTCCGTCTCGGTCTCCCAGGGACAGCTGCGAGAGCCTCAACAACTTGGACTCCGGCAAGAAGG AGAAATTCTCCCAGATGCTCAGTATCAACGAGGAGCTGCAGGCACGCCTGGCCCAGGGCCTCACGGGCCCCAGCCGCGCAGCCCCGGGGCCCCGCGCCCCGGAGCCCCGCGCCCCGGAGCCGCAGCTCAGTCCGCGCTCCAACGCTTCGGAGGTCCGCGCCTGGCTGCAGGGCAAGGGCTTTAGTTCAGG GACCGTGGCCGCGCTAGGCGCACTGAGCGGCGCGCAGCTATTCTCACTGCAGAAAGATAAGTTTCGGGCGCTGAGCCCCGAGGAGGGGGCGCGCGTGTACAGCCAGATCACAGTGCAGCGCTCGCTGCTGGAG gaCAAAGAGAAAGTGTCAGAGCTGGAGGCGGTAATGAAGAAGCAAAAGAAGAGGATGGAAGACGAGGTGGAAACGGAAGTCATTTGA
- the EPS8L1 gene encoding epidermal growth factor receptor kinase substrate 8-like protein 1 isoform X4, translating to MSSTTGPEASPKRSAKSIYEQRKRYSTEVMADVSQYPVNHLVTFCLGEEDGVHTVEDASRKLALMDSQGRVWAQDMLLRVSPTHVALLDPVSKEELESYALSAIVRCDTVIAPGQSCSLLLLVCQEPERTQPDVHFFQGLRLGAELIREDIQGALHNYRSGRGERRAAALRATRKELQCHPSPDAETAPLQHRPTVRAAINTVEPAAGRGRPRADPIPETAEMRRPGRAEVCSSADPTSRDLGPCGPDLASLQAEREVDILNHVFDDVETFVSRLQKSAEATRVLEHRERSRRTRHREAGEGLLTLRAKPPSEAEFIDVLQKIKYAFSLLARLRSNIANPSSPELLHFLFGPLQMIVDTSGGPQFASCVRRPHLTSEAVALLWDNVTQLENTLWTSLGDSWTRPGIELPSEEGPPYRPEFYSGWEPTATDPQGRAWEDPVEKQLQHERRRRQQSTPQVAVNGHQDQEPEAEPQGLEPAGKWVLCNYDFQARNSSELSVKQWDILEVLDDQRKWWKVRDQRGQEGYVPYNILTPHPGPQGGRSLENSTPSPPPPPAPAVAPAPHPPPASALAPAPPPPSASALAPPPPAPSRTSADPGSSSRCPTSADPGSGSVSVSQGQLREPQQLGLRQEGEILPDAQYQRGAAGTPGPGPHGPQPRSPGAPRPGAPRPGAAAQSALQRFGGPRLAAGQGL from the exons ACAGCCAAGGCCGCGTCTGGGCCCAGGACATGCTGCTGCGCGTGTCTCCCACGCACGTTGCGCTGCTGGACCCAGTCTCCAAG GAGGAGCTGGAGTCTTACGCGCTGAGCGCCATCGTGCGTTGCGACACGGTGATAGCGCCGGGCCAGAGCTGCTCACTGCTGCTGCTCGTGTGCCAGGAGCCCGAGCGCACGCAGCCCGACGTGCACTTCTTCCAGGGCCTGCGTCTGGGG GCGGAGCTGATCCGAGAGGACATCCAGGGGGCTCTGCACAACTATCGCTCGGGCCGCGGGGAGCGCAGGGCGGCGGCGCTCAG GGCTACGCGAAAGGAGCTGCAGTGCCACCCCTCGCCCGACGCCGAGACCGCGCCCCTGCAGCACCGCCCGACGGTCCGCGCCGCGATCAACACGGTGGAGCCGGCCGCGGGCCGCGGGCGACCCCGGGCGGACCCCATCCCAGAGACTGCAGAGATGCGGAGGCCGGGCCGAGCGGAGGTCTGCAGCAGCGCTGACCCGACCTCTCGGGACCTGGGCCCCTGCGGCCCAGACCTGGCCAGTCTGCAGGCGGAGCGGGAAGTG GACATCCTGAACCACGTGTTCGACGACGTGGAGACCTTCGTATCAAGGCTGCAGAAGTCTGCCGAGGCGACCCGAGTGCTGGAGCACCGAGAGCGCAGCCGCAGGACCCGGCACCGGGAGGCCGGGG AGGGCCTCCTGACGCTGCGGGCCAAGCCGCCCTCAGAGGCCGAGTTCATTGATGTGCTTCAGAAAATCAAGTACGCCTTCAGCTTGCTG GCCCGGCTGCGCAGCAACATCGCCAACCCCTCCTCCCCAGAACTGCTGCACTTCCTGTTCGGACCTCTGCAAATG ATTGTGGACACCTCGGGCGGCCCCCAGTTCGCGAGCTGCGTGCGGCGGCCGCATCTGACTTCCGAGGCTGTGGCGCTGCTGTGGGACAACGTCACCCAACTTGAAAACACGCTCTGGACCTCGTTGGGGGACTCTTGGACCCGCCCGGG GATAGAGCTACCCTCAGAGGAGGGACCCCCATACAGACCTGAGTTCTACAGCGGCTGGGAGCCCACAGCCACGGACCCACAGGGCCGCGCCTGGGAGGACCCGGTAGAGAAACAGCTACAGCACGAGCGGCGCCGCCGGCAG CAAAGCACTCCTCAGGTCGCTGTCAATGG TCACCAAGACCAGGAACCagaagctgagccccaggggctggaGCCGGCGGGAAAGTGGGTCCTATGTAATTATGACTTCCAGGCGCGCAATAGCAGCGAGCTGTCCGTCAAGCAGTGGGACATATTGGAG GTTCTGGATGACCAGCGCAAGTGGTGGAAGGTTCGGGACCAGAGGGGGCAGGAGGGATATGTACCCTATAATATCCTGACACCCCACCCGGGGCCGCAGGGGGGCCGCAGCCTG GAGAACAgcactccctctccccctccacca ccagcGCCGGCCGTGGCTCcggctccccaccccccaccagcgTCCGCCCTGGCTCCGGCTCCCCCTCCCCCGTCAGCCTCGGCCCTGGctcctcccccccccgccccctcccgcacCAGTGCCGACCCTGGCTCCAGCTCCCGGTGCCCAACCAGCGCGGACCCAGGCTCCGGCTCCGTCTCGGTCTCCCAGGGACAGCTGCGAGAGCCTCAACAACTTGGACTCCGGCAAGAAGG AGAAATTCTCCCAGATGCTCAGTATCAACGAGGAGCTGCAGGCACGCCTGGCCCAGGGCCTCACGGGCCCCAGCCGCGCAGCCCCGGGGCCCCGCGCCCCGGAGCCCCGCGCCCCGGAGCCGCAGCTCAGTCCGCGCTCCAACGCTTCGGAGGTCCGCGCCTGGCTGCAGGGCAAGGGCTTTAG